A single Curtobacterium sp. MCJR17_020 DNA region contains:
- a CDS encoding phosphatase PAP2 family protein, whose product MDTERGDAADRTVGEVDLTRWRTRAGRATAQGWTALGHRYGAMPLLLLTLAVGIGIAVVATWLASEVYDAVREADDVAVLDRPVLDWALTLRSPVGDRLVTWWTDIAGTIGMPIVALGFLVGFTIQRRAWTPLVLLVAASGGSLLMTIAGKDLIGRARPPLSDAVPPYEHSPSFPSGHTLNATVIVGTIVYLLLLRQSRVVTRVWTIVVGTLFVLSVGASRVFLGHHWLTDVLAAWALGLAWLALVITAHRLYLTALRHGAEPTPDADIVKKT is encoded by the coding sequence ATGGACACCGAACGCGGGGACGCCGCCGACCGCACCGTCGGCGAGGTCGACCTCACCCGCTGGCGCACCCGCGCGGGCCGCGCGACCGCCCAGGGGTGGACCGCGCTCGGCCACCGGTACGGCGCGATGCCGCTCCTGCTCCTCACGCTGGCCGTCGGGATCGGCATCGCCGTCGTCGCGACCTGGCTCGCCTCCGAGGTCTACGACGCCGTCCGCGAAGCCGACGACGTCGCCGTGCTCGACCGTCCGGTGCTCGACTGGGCGCTCACCCTCCGGTCGCCCGTGGGCGATCGTTTGGTCACGTGGTGGACCGACATCGCGGGCACGATCGGCATGCCCATCGTCGCCCTCGGGTTCCTGGTCGGGTTCACCATCCAGCGTCGGGCGTGGACCCCGTTGGTGCTGCTCGTCGCGGCGAGTGGCGGCTCGCTGCTGATGACGATCGCGGGCAAGGACCTCATCGGTAGGGCGCGTCCGCCGCTCTCCGACGCGGTGCCGCCGTACGAGCACTCGCCGTCGTTCCCGTCCGGCCACACCCTCAACGCGACGGTGATCGTGGGCACGATCGTGTACCTGTTGCTCCTGCGGCAGTCGCGGGTCGTCACGCGGGTGTGGACGATCGTCGTCGGGACCCTGTTCGTGCTCTCGGTCGGGGCCTCGCGGGTGTTCCTCGGGCACCACTGGCTCACCGATGTCCTCGCGGCGTGGGCGCTGGGGCTCGCCTGGCTCGCCCTCGTGATCACGGCGCACCGGCTGTACCTGACGGCGCTCCGCCACGGCGCCGAGCCCACCCCGGACGCCGACATCGTCAAGAAGACTTGA
- a CDS encoding bifunctional 3'-5' exonuclease/DNA polymerase, which produces MHLVLRRVDGGVLATPLTDSGTADGEPMRVDESGLPAFVAAHDAPGVRWVWDDTARWYPAVLTAGGRVGRCVDLRLCRRILRAALAARGSALAAAPADALDAPVAEARVVRPTQAQLFDDALFTASVPDDDVDPVAEFRAQLAAVAGSTSPGALRLLTTAESAGALVAAEMLHAGLPWRADVHERLLEESLGPRVPYGVRPRRLEEIAAVVRERLDDPTLNPDSPADVLRSLRRAGLMVTSTRKWELQEIEHPVIEPLLEYKRLARLLTANGWTWLDDWVRDGRFHPKYVVGGVVTGRWAADGGGAMQLPKGIRGAVVADPGWKLVVADAAQLEPRVLAAMAGDRAMASAGDGRDLYDGVVASGAVETRQQAKVAMLGAMYGATQGEGGRLVPRLVRAFPRALDLVERAARAGERGEPVTTLLGRTSPVPESSWFEARNQAYTVEGTPAMQRAVESRARSWGRFTRNFVVQGTAAEWALAWMGSLRSRLTARFPGAVTDGPHLVFFVHDEIVVHAPEEHAEWVATQIREAAVDAGRLLFQDFPVTFPLSVAVVGAYSEAKD; this is translated from the coding sequence GTGCACCTCGTCCTCCGCCGCGTCGACGGCGGCGTCCTCGCGACGCCCCTGACCGACTCGGGGACCGCTGACGGCGAGCCGATGCGCGTGGACGAGTCGGGCCTCCCGGCCTTCGTCGCGGCGCACGACGCCCCGGGCGTGCGCTGGGTGTGGGACGACACCGCACGCTGGTACCCGGCCGTGCTCACCGCCGGTGGACGCGTGGGGCGCTGCGTCGACCTGCGGTTGTGTCGGCGGATCCTGCGCGCAGCGCTGGCCGCGCGCGGTTCCGCACTCGCTGCGGCACCGGCGGACGCGCTCGACGCTCCGGTGGCGGAGGCCCGGGTCGTCCGGCCGACGCAGGCCCAGCTCTTCGACGACGCCCTGTTCACCGCGTCGGTGCCGGACGACGACGTCGACCCGGTCGCCGAGTTCCGGGCACAGCTCGCGGCGGTCGCGGGGTCGACGTCGCCCGGTGCCCTCCGCCTGCTGACGACGGCGGAGTCCGCCGGAGCCCTCGTCGCGGCGGAGATGCTGCACGCCGGGCTGCCGTGGCGTGCCGACGTGCACGAGCGACTGCTCGAGGAGTCGCTCGGGCCGCGCGTCCCCTACGGCGTGCGGCCGCGGCGGCTCGAGGAGATCGCCGCCGTCGTGCGCGAGCGCCTCGACGACCCGACGCTCAACCCGGATTCGCCGGCCGACGTCCTGCGCTCGCTGCGCCGTGCGGGGCTCATGGTGACGAGTACCCGCAAGTGGGAGCTGCAGGAGATCGAGCACCCCGTCATCGAACCGCTGCTCGAGTACAAGCGACTCGCGCGGCTCCTGACGGCGAACGGTTGGACGTGGCTCGACGACTGGGTGCGCGACGGCCGGTTCCACCCGAAGTACGTGGTCGGCGGCGTCGTGACCGGGCGTTGGGCGGCCGACGGCGGGGGAGCGATGCAGCTGCCGAAGGGCATCCGCGGGGCGGTCGTCGCCGACCCGGGCTGGAAGCTCGTCGTGGCCGACGCTGCGCAGCTGGAGCCGCGCGTGCTCGCCGCGATGGCCGGTGACCGAGCGATGGCCTCCGCGGGCGACGGACGTGACCTGTACGACGGCGTCGTGGCCTCGGGCGCCGTCGAGACCCGGCAGCAGGCGAAGGTGGCCATGCTCGGCGCGATGTACGGCGCCACCCAGGGCGAGGGTGGACGGCTCGTCCCACGCCTGGTGCGGGCGTTCCCGCGGGCGCTCGACCTGGTCGAACGCGCCGCACGGGCGGGGGAGCGGGGCGAACCCGTCACGACGTTGCTCGGACGGACGTCGCCCGTGCCGGAGTCGTCGTGGTTCGAGGCGCGGAACCAGGCCTACACGGTCGAAGGGACCCCGGCGATGCAGCGTGCCGTCGAGTCGCGGGCGCGGAGCTGGGGGCGGTTCACCCGGAACTTCGTGGTGCAGGGGACCGCGGCCGAGTGGGCGCTCGCGTGGATGGGGTCGTTGCGGTCCCGGCTCACCGCGCGGTTCCCCGGGGCCGTGACGGACGGCCCGCACCTGGTGTTCTTCGTGCACGACGAGATCGTGGTGCACGCGCCGGAGGAGCACGCCGAGTGGGTGGCGACGCAGATCCGTGAAGCCGCGGTCGACGCCGGTCGGCTGTTGTTCCAGGACTTCCCGGTGACGTTCCCGCTGTCGGTCGCGGTGGTGGGGGCGTACTCCGAAGCGAAGGACTGA
- a CDS encoding carbohydrate ABC transporter permease, with product MTATVTPPRAARRPGRRGSSHWWIHVVLGVGGFAMAFPFVWQIIMSLSTNAQVQSVTPTFWPGELQWQNYAQVFERLPFLSQLGTSVYVTIIRTLAQIVLCTLAGYAFARMRFRGRAILLAIVLSILLVPSQVYLISQYQIVQGLGWLDTLMGIVAPGLFSAFGTFLMRTAFLNMPPELEEAARMDGANPFQTFWRIMLPLARPSISVLAITTVLWSWNELLWPLVVSTRAEDMPLAAGLATLSSDRTIDYPVLMAASLMAMAPVLIMFIVLQRRVMDGLASSGLK from the coding sequence ATGACCGCAACCGTCACACCGCCACGGGCAGCACGCCGGCCCGGTCGTCGCGGCAGCAGCCACTGGTGGATCCACGTCGTCCTCGGCGTCGGCGGCTTCGCGATGGCGTTCCCGTTCGTGTGGCAGATCATCATGTCGCTGTCCACGAACGCCCAGGTGCAGTCCGTCACCCCGACGTTCTGGCCGGGGGAGCTGCAGTGGCAGAACTACGCGCAGGTGTTCGAGCGTCTGCCGTTCCTCAGCCAGCTCGGCACGTCCGTGTACGTCACGATCATCCGCACCCTCGCGCAGATCGTGCTCTGCACGCTCGCCGGCTACGCCTTCGCCCGCATGCGGTTCCGCGGCCGGGCGATCCTGCTCGCGATCGTGCTGTCGATCCTGCTCGTGCCGTCGCAGGTCTACCTGATCTCGCAGTACCAGATCGTGCAGGGGCTCGGATGGCTCGACACCCTGATGGGGATCGTCGCGCCGGGCCTGTTCAGCGCGTTCGGCACCTTCCTGATGCGGACGGCGTTCCTGAACATGCCGCCCGAGCTCGAAGAGGCTGCGCGCATGGACGGCGCGAACCCGTTCCAGACGTTCTGGCGGATCATGCTGCCGCTCGCGCGTCCCTCGATCAGCGTGCTCGCGATCACGACGGTGCTGTGGTCGTGGAACGAGCTGCTCTGGCCGCTCGTCGTCTCGACCCGCGCCGAGGACATGCCCCTCGCCGCAGGCCTCGCGACGCTGTCGAGCGACCGGACGATCGACTACCCGGTGCTCATGGCCGCGAGCCTGATGGCCATGGCGCCGGTGCTCATCATGTTCATCGTCCTGCAGCGGCGGGTGATGGACGGGCTCGCCTCGTCCGGTCTGAAGTGA
- a CDS encoding sugar ABC transporter permease, whose translation MTINTERPQAASTPARTTRSSGRGAPGPTAGGKRAPRRTDGWWPWLFVLPLLIGVGTFYIWPIIQTFWYSFTSWGVFGGATFSGVANYVRLAGDPQLYQSLLNTIVYTVIVLAGIPIAVWLASLLNTPGLRFAQFYRVLFFLPYVAMPAAIALVWRIMFNGDYGIVNWFIGLFGIDGPYWISTPGFALVAVSFVGLWSSLGFSMIILGAGLKDIPPELYEAAELDGASRWRQFRSVTVPLLSPSIFFVVIVTTISSFQLFDLLYAILGSTNPVIPKTMSLVFYFYSAGFIDNDKGFAAAIAMVIFLLIGIVTLVQFRVQRKWVQA comes from the coding sequence ATGACGATCAACACCGAGCGGCCGCAGGCCGCCTCCACCCCCGCCCGGACGACGCGTTCGTCCGGGCGGGGCGCCCCCGGCCCGACGGCCGGCGGCAAGCGCGCACCCCGACGGACCGACGGCTGGTGGCCGTGGCTCTTCGTCCTGCCGCTGCTCATCGGCGTCGGCACGTTCTACATCTGGCCGATCATCCAGACGTTCTGGTACTCCTTCACCAGCTGGGGCGTGTTCGGCGGTGCGACGTTCAGCGGCGTCGCGAACTACGTCCGGCTCGCCGGTGACCCGCAGCTGTACCAGTCGCTGCTCAACACGATCGTCTACACGGTCATCGTGCTGGCCGGCATCCCGATCGCGGTGTGGCTCGCCAGCTTGCTGAACACCCCGGGCCTGCGGTTCGCGCAGTTCTACCGGGTCCTCTTCTTCCTGCCCTACGTCGCCATGCCGGCCGCGATCGCCCTCGTCTGGCGCATCATGTTCAACGGCGACTACGGCATCGTCAACTGGTTCATCGGACTGTTCGGCATCGACGGTCCGTACTGGATCTCGACGCCCGGGTTCGCACTCGTCGCGGTGAGCTTCGTCGGCCTGTGGTCGTCCCTCGGGTTCTCGATGATCATCCTCGGCGCAGGCCTCAAGGACATCCCACCAGAGCTGTACGAGGCCGCCGAACTCGACGGCGCGAGCCGCTGGCGGCAGTTCCGCTCCGTCACCGTCCCGCTGCTCAGCCCGAGCATCTTCTTCGTGGTCATCGTCACGACGATCTCGAGCTTCCAGCTGTTCGACCTGCTCTACGCCATCCTCGGCAGCACCAACCCGGTGATCCCGAAGACGATGTCGCTCGTCTTCTACTTCTACAGCGCCGGGTTCATCGACAACGACAAGGGCTTCGCGGCCGCGATCGCGATGGTGATCTTCCTGCTCATCGGCATCGTCACGCTCGTGCAGTTCCGCGTCCAACGGAAGTGGGTGCAGGCATGA
- a CDS encoding sugar ABC transporter substrate-binding protein: MTAHIPARGTGVRRILVGAVAALGAAALLAGCSTSSGASSSGGDYTAAAKDTKANLTYAVWDENQVKAIKANLKGFNEEYPDIKVSVDVTPFANYWTKLQTQGSSNTLPDLFWMNGPNFQLYAANGKLAPITGEVKSGDIDPAKYSSALNDLYTYDDTQYGVPKDFDTIGVWVNKALFEKAGMDLPSKDWTWDDFQKTGAELSEKLKADGAYGAAGGMDGQTTYYDTIFQAGGSVVNADGTKSEYASKASEAGLQFWTDLIDSGASPSIKQLTDTTADQWFTSGKLAMYQGGSWFRSALTGTAMEKDIVVYPLPKGKEQATVIHGVSNVVSEASKNKAAAQALQVYLAGKTAQQQQGDMGAVIPAYEGTQSAFTKTMPDADLQVFLDAVDYAKPLPVSKNTAAWNTLETNLLPNAFDGSTPVDDVAKQLAQKMDAALAKEQ, from the coding sequence ATGACCGCACACATCCCCGCCCGAGGAACCGGCGTCCGCCGGATCCTCGTCGGCGCCGTCGCCGCCCTCGGCGCGGCCGCACTCCTCGCCGGGTGCTCCACGTCCTCCGGGGCGTCGAGCTCCGGCGGCGACTACACCGCCGCCGCGAAGGACACCAAGGCGAACCTGACGTACGCCGTCTGGGACGAGAACCAGGTCAAGGCGATCAAGGCCAACCTCAAGGGCTTCAACGAGGAGTACCCGGACATCAAGGTCAGCGTCGACGTCACGCCGTTCGCCAACTACTGGACGAAGCTGCAGACCCAGGGCTCGAGCAACACGCTTCCCGACCTGTTCTGGATGAACGGCCCCAACTTCCAGCTGTACGCGGCCAACGGCAAGCTCGCGCCGATCACCGGCGAGGTCAAGTCCGGCGACATCGACCCCGCGAAGTACTCGAGCGCGCTGAACGACCTGTACACGTACGACGACACCCAGTACGGCGTGCCGAAGGACTTCGACACCATCGGCGTCTGGGTCAACAAGGCCCTGTTCGAGAAGGCCGGCATGGACCTGCCGTCGAAGGACTGGACCTGGGACGACTTCCAGAAGACCGGCGCCGAGCTCAGCGAGAAGCTCAAGGCCGACGGCGCGTACGGCGCGGCCGGCGGGATGGACGGCCAGACGACCTACTACGACACGATCTTCCAGGCCGGGGGATCGGTCGTGAACGCGGACGGCACGAAGTCCGAGTACGCCTCGAAGGCCTCGGAAGCGGGCCTGCAGTTCTGGACGGACCTGATCGACTCGGGCGCTTCGCCGTCGATCAAGCAGCTCACCGACACCACCGCCGACCAGTGGTTCACGTCGGGCAAGCTCGCGATGTACCAGGGCGGCAGCTGGTTCCGCTCGGCCCTGACCGGCACCGCGATGGAGAAGGACATCGTCGTGTACCCCCTGCCGAAGGGCAAGGAGCAGGCGACCGTCATCCACGGTGTCTCGAACGTCGTGTCCGAGGCGAGCAAGAACAAGGCCGCGGCGCAGGCGCTCCAGGTCTACCTCGCCGGCAAGACCGCCCAGCAGCAGCAGGGCGACATGGGCGCCGTCATCCCCGCCTACGAGGGCACGCAGTCCGCCTTCACGAAGACGATGCCGGACGCCGACCTGCAGGTCTTCCTCGACGCCGTCGACTACGCCAAGCCCCTGCCGGTGTCGAAGAACACCGCCGCGTGGAACACCCTCGAGACCAACCTCCTGCCGAACGCCTTCGACGGTTCGACCCCGGTCGACGACGTCGCGAAGCAGCTCGCGCAGAAGATGGACGCCGCCCTCGCCAAGGAACAGTGA
- a CDS encoding Gfo/Idh/MocA family oxidoreductase, translated as MSMGVDNGILRVAVIGMGQRSAIARHVAEAVAADPALRAQVVAVADVTAAGRERGRAEYPDALVVEHHRDLTGQVDAAIVTTPDRTHAEIAIDLLRAGIAVYLEKPLAITVEDADAVLNTAAETGTPLYVGHNFRHAAVVRLMREIVDRGEIGEVKAVWCRHFVGNGGDYYFKDWHADRANVNSLLLQKASHDLDVIHALGGGDTSRVVGMGSLSVYGDVTDRRDRSGELMGDWFSHDNWPPLAQTGLNPVVDVEDVSMVMMTLDNGVQASYEQCHFTPDYWRNYTVIGTEGRLENIGDTGGGVVKVWTHRRGWDTAGDREYPIDGVEDGHADADLITMTEFLRSVALGEPTELSPIAARAAVAAGALATRSLRTGSVPIDVPPLPAGTIAHFSRPATPSTRPAPHPTHPAQTVGS; from the coding sequence ATGAGCATGGGCGTTGACAACGGGATCCTCCGCGTCGCGGTGATCGGGATGGGCCAGCGGTCCGCCATCGCACGGCACGTCGCCGAGGCGGTCGCCGCGGACCCGGCACTGCGGGCGCAGGTCGTCGCCGTGGCGGACGTCACCGCAGCGGGCCGCGAGCGCGGGCGGGCCGAGTACCCCGATGCGCTGGTGGTCGAGCACCACCGGGACCTCACGGGCCAGGTCGACGCCGCGATCGTGACCACCCCGGACCGGACGCACGCCGAGATCGCGATCGACCTGCTCCGCGCGGGCATCGCCGTCTACCTCGAGAAGCCCCTCGCCATCACGGTCGAGGACGCCGACGCGGTCCTCAACACCGCGGCCGAGACGGGCACCCCGCTCTACGTCGGCCACAACTTCCGCCACGCGGCCGTCGTCCGCCTGATGCGCGAGATCGTCGACCGCGGCGAGATCGGCGAGGTCAAGGCCGTCTGGTGCCGCCACTTCGTCGGCAACGGCGGGGACTACTACTTCAAGGACTGGCACGCCGACCGTGCGAACGTCAACTCCCTGCTCCTGCAGAAGGCCAGCCACGACCTGGACGTCATCCACGCGCTCGGCGGCGGGGACACCAGCCGCGTCGTCGGCATGGGGTCGCTGTCGGTCTACGGCGACGTCACCGACCGACGGGACCGCAGCGGCGAGCTGATGGGGGACTGGTTCTCCCACGACAACTGGCCGCCGCTCGCCCAGACCGGGCTGAACCCCGTCGTCGACGTCGAGGACGTCTCGATGGTGATGATGACGCTCGACAACGGCGTGCAGGCCAGCTACGAGCAGTGCCACTTCACCCCGGACTACTGGCGGAACTACACGGTCATCGGCACCGAGGGCCGCCTCGAGAACATCGGCGACACCGGCGGTGGCGTCGTGAAGGTCTGGACGCACCGTCGTGGCTGGGACACCGCGGGGGACCGCGAGTACCCGATCGACGGCGTCGAGGACGGCCACGCCGACGCCGACCTGATCACCATGACCGAGTTCCTGCGGTCCGTCGCCCTCGGCGAACCGACGGAGCTGTCCCCGATCGCGGCGCGCGCCGCGGTCGCCGCCGGTGCCCTGGCGACCCGTTCGCTGCGCACCGGTTCCGTCCCCATCGACGTCCCGCCGCTGCCGGCCGGGACGATCGCGCACTTCAGCCGGCCCGCCACACCCTCCACACGACCCGCTCCGCACCCCACCCACCCCGCCCAGACCGTCGGTTCCTGA
- a CDS encoding DeoR/GlpR family DNA-binding transcription regulator: protein MTPQQRLNALLELVSERGNVSIAEIGELLGISAATARRDLTTLADQRLVTRTHGGAAALGAGYELPLQYKIARQAEAKTAIARAAARLVQPGETVGLNGGTTTTEVARELGKSERFIRADGEFGITIVTNALNVGYELSVRANVKIVVTGGVARRQSYELVGPLVRDTLDEFALDLVVLGVDGLTGQYGATTMHEGEAEVSRHFASVGRRVIVVADSTKIERSTFARICPLDRIDVLVTDQPVPPAFAADLASAGVELVVAD from the coding sequence ATGACCCCCCAACAGCGGCTGAACGCCCTGCTCGAACTGGTGAGCGAACGCGGCAACGTGTCGATCGCCGAGATCGGCGAGCTGCTGGGGATCTCGGCCGCCACGGCCCGACGCGACCTCACGACGCTCGCTGATCAACGGCTCGTCACGCGCACGCACGGGGGAGCCGCGGCACTGGGAGCCGGCTACGAGCTGCCCCTGCAGTACAAGATCGCGCGCCAGGCCGAGGCGAAGACCGCCATCGCCCGCGCCGCCGCGCGACTGGTGCAGCCGGGCGAGACCGTCGGGCTGAACGGTGGGACCACCACGACCGAGGTCGCGCGGGAACTCGGCAAGAGCGAGCGGTTCATCCGTGCCGACGGCGAGTTCGGGATCACCATCGTGACGAACGCGCTCAACGTCGGGTACGAGCTGTCCGTCCGCGCCAACGTCAAGATCGTGGTCACGGGCGGTGTGGCGCGGCGGCAGTCGTACGAGCTCGTCGGCCCGCTCGTCCGCGACACCCTCGACGAGTTCGCACTCGACCTCGTGGTCCTCGGGGTGGACGGGCTCACCGGGCAGTACGGCGCCACGACCATGCACGAGGGCGAGGCCGAGGTCAGCCGGCACTTCGCCTCGGTCGGCCGACGGGTCATCGTGGTCGCCGACTCGACCAAGATCGAGCGGTCGACGTTCGCCAGGATCTGTCCGCTGGACCGCATCGACGTCCTGGTCACCGACCAGCCCGTCCCGCCGGCCTTCGCAGCCGACCTCGCCAGCGCCGGCGTGGAGCTCGTCGTCGCCGACTGA
- a CDS encoding SIS domain-containing protein yields MTDTFVSAELASQPETWRAAAALLPTLSDALPQPGERVAVIGCGTSWFIAMSYAVAREQAGLGVTDAFAGSEYPASREYDRVLTISRSGTTTEIVDLLQALPSQRTVLITAVADSPAAAVADDVVALPFADERSVVQTRFATTALALLRASIGDDVEALAAQAEIALTLPIDDLLDAEQVSFVGRGAAVGLTFEAALKTREAAQFWAESYPAMDYRHGPIAIAQPGRLVWSLGAAPQGLADEVAATGARFVQHDLDPIAGLVVVHRFAVALAEGRGLDPDNPRSLTRSVILT; encoded by the coding sequence ATGACCGACACCTTCGTGAGCGCCGAACTGGCCTCCCAGCCGGAGACCTGGCGCGCTGCCGCAGCACTCCTGCCGACCCTCTCGGACGCGCTCCCCCAGCCCGGTGAACGCGTCGCCGTCATCGGCTGCGGCACGAGCTGGTTCATCGCGATGAGCTACGCCGTCGCCCGTGAGCAGGCCGGCCTCGGGGTCACGGACGCCTTCGCCGGCTCCGAGTACCCCGCATCGCGCGAGTACGACCGCGTGCTCACCATCAGCCGCTCGGGCACCACGACCGAGATCGTCGACCTGCTGCAGGCCCTGCCGTCGCAGCGCACCGTCCTGATCACGGCCGTCGCGGACAGTCCCGCCGCGGCCGTCGCCGACGACGTGGTCGCACTGCCCTTCGCCGACGAGCGCTCCGTCGTGCAGACGCGGTTCGCCACCACGGCGCTCGCCCTGCTGCGCGCGTCGATCGGCGACGACGTCGAGGCCCTCGCCGCCCAGGCCGAGATCGCGCTGACCCTGCCGATCGACGACCTGCTCGACGCCGAACAGGTCTCCTTCGTGGGCCGCGGTGCCGCCGTCGGCCTGACGTTCGAGGCCGCACTGAAGACGCGGGAGGCCGCGCAGTTCTGGGCCGAGTCCTACCCGGCGATGGACTACCGGCACGGGCCGATCGCCATCGCGCAGCCCGGCCGGCTCGTCTGGTCGCTCGGTGCCGCACCACAGGGGCTGGCCGACGAGGTCGCCGCCACCGGTGCGCGCTTCGTGCAGCACGACCTCGACCCGATCGCCGGCCTCGTCGTCGTGCACCGGTTCGCCGTCGCCCTGGCCGAGGGCCGTGGGCTGGACCCGGACAACCCCCGTTCGCTGACGCGGTCGGTCATCCTCACCTGA